The nucleotide window TTCTAGAAAATGTAAAGTTTTAATGGTAAAATTGCATTTTGATTATCACAAAAAATTATAACTCAATTCCGTGCCCCCTCCCCCTTCCCCGAAAAAACTTCTGGTTTCACCCTTCCTTCCCAACAATTGGCCATTAGCATGTTGTTGCAACAGTTTCTTTCTATAGCATGTTTAGGCTGGTCTTGACAGATATATTGGTGAAAGTACTTGACAGGTCTTTCTATTATATAGATTGgatcaaattagtccttttactaTTAAATAGACTGATTTAGTTCctatattattaaaaagaatcatATAAGGTCAAATTTTATTAGAGTTAACATTTAttatttaacaaatttaatatttttaaagcttTTTGGTTCGACAAATGAAAAaggatttatataatttttaaacaataaatgttaTCTCTATTAAAAGTTCTTTGATTCTTGTTAATAGTATAAGGATTATATTTGATTCAATCCCTATAATAAAGTGGCCTGACAGGTACTTTCACCAAGATATATTCAtatttgtgtgtatatatatataaattactcATTTAGTGGTAATCCTAATCGTAGAATGGGTTTATGTTTTTGCAGTAATTGGTGAACATTGATCCCATATTTGATTTTTGGTCAATTGATGTACTAAAAGCTGCAGCAATTTGATTCCTCTTTGGTTATACTGTACATGTTAATGTAAGTGATCATACTTCAGCTAGTTGGTGCATATGAACCCATAAATGGATGAAAAATATATTCAACTAAGATTTTTTTTTCCCCTCTTGTAACTTACCCTGAAACTGTGCTCATTGGGATTAAAATTCTCATGATGACGAGGTTTAGAGGGTGTCTATTACTTGAACAAGCTCAAAATGCCATTATATTTAGAAGTATCATGGGTTTAGCTGGGTCGGACTGACTCGAGGTTGAAAAATGCATGCCCAAGTCAAACCCAAAGTTGAGTGGCCTATGAATGCCTCTTGTCAAAATAGAAATGAAATATTTGGTTGTCAAAAGTATGCTTGTAATTTTGATCCCAATCCCAATTTTCATCTTAATCCGAACTAATCTGAATTGATTATGAAAAAGTCAATTTGAAGTGGAAAATGTCTTGAACTTAAAATGAAATGATTTGAAAAAATTGGTCAGCAAATTTGAATGActagaataaaaaaaaatttcaaatttggaattgacTTAAATCTAGAATTATCCAAATTGAAAAgatctaaaaattttaaattttaaaataattcgaTTAAAAAACTATTTAATTGACCCAACTCAAATTAACTGGACTGACTCAATTACCATGATTTTCTACAGTTTTCTTCGTATTGAATTATTGAATTCTTTACATTAAGGCAAAGTCATTTAAGAAATCATTTCTAGTTTGCTGAACCAAATCGACCTTCATTCCTTGTTCGTAAATTCACAAAGGAAATAAATACAAGGCGAAATCTAAAAAGGTTAGGCCACTACATATTTTTCGAGCCATTAGACTCCCATTTCAGAACCTGATTTTAGACCATCCCCCAGCACAGGCTTGGCATAGTGTTGGTGCAGTCATTTTTTGCTGACGAATCGGCCACCCCACACGTACTCCGCATGGTGGTGCCTACATCGAACGACCCGGGGTGCTTCGTAGGCGAACAAAGGCACTGCTTCATCGAACTAGTGTCTCTAGCCACCCTGGTTCTTGGTCCAGGGGCCGTCATCAATGCCCGCAAGAACAACCATTTTCGTTGCACCCCCAAGCCACGTTCCGCGTAGCACATTTTTCCTATCTTCTTTTTTTTGTTCGTGGGGGTCTATTATTATTATGTTGATGAGTGATGGAGCTTGAAAATCAAAGAATATGTGTTATGGTGTGATTGTTTTAAGaggaaggaaaaaggaaggaataAGTATAGGTTGAGATAAAAGTTGATTTAGGGTTGAGATTCCATAAAGCATTTGCTTTTATCTTCAAAGGTTGGACAATGGAGGTGCTACCAAAAGCATCAGCTGCTCCATGCACCCCCACTTGTCCAAAACATGGTCTAATAAACCGATTATTGTCCACCATGAAAGTTACAAGCCATGTGGAGTTTCACACGGAGGTGTTAAGAGTTTTTAAGTGATTAAAGGATTTCAAGTATTTTCAGGTTTTGAAGGTACTTCGACAAAGTAATAGTGTGAAAAGTGTCTTAAGTGAGAATGCGAATGTTTGGGCTATTTTGCAGGTAAACCTgcattaaaagttaaattatattttgcctcatttattaaaaaaaataagtaaattagtctTCGTGTATTAGACCAAAGAGAAATTTGATCTTTTCTGTTAAATTTTTTTAtccatttgtattgttaaaaattgACGTAGATTATGAAATAATAAGACAGTGATACGTGGAGTGTCATATGTACCTTGTACTAGCATATAGGGACCGGTTTTTAACGGTAGAAATGTATGAGATTTTTAACCAAactaatttgctctttgatcgaATATACAAGAACTAAATTCCCTTTTTTTAAGTAGAAAAGACAAAATGCAATCTGATTTTTAGTATAAAAGCCTCCATGATACATTACACTATTTTGTAACATTTTAGGTGGGGCCCTATTGTTATAGGTGTGTTGTGTTGATTCATAGATAATCTTCAACACGTGCTTTTAGATGTGATTGGAGGGGATTCATGTTAAATTTAATGTGATTGGGATGGTTCATATATTTATGCACATGAGATGCCTTGCTATGTTTAGGAGGCCTAGCTATCATATCAGTAGGATTAGTACTTTGTTTAGTAAAGTGATTAGCTATCATATTTGATGAAGGTTGAAGGTATCCTAGGCAGAGAAGCATTAGAACTACCATTCGTGTGAGGTATTAGGCGAGATGTTGGGGATTTTCCAAGCTTATTCGGCTTTGGGCCCAACAATTCCTAGTGCTTGCCTTGCACGGTTTGAttgcaaaaagaaaagaaaagaaaagaaaaaaaaaccagaGTGTGAAagtgcaaaaataaaaaaatccctTTAACAAAGCACTCCTTTGAAACTCGGTGGGTAAAGTGGATTCTAAGTGTCATGTAAGGTGTGATGATAAGGTTTGGTTCGGCTTGGATTGATGTTCAAAATTTAATTTCTAtgtatttttaggaatttaatcTCTTTACTTTTTAGATTTCGAAACTCAAGAATATtgttattttttgttaaattcaagttaatTACAACATCTTTTTTTAAACATTGCTGCCAATTGAATGGATATCAGAAACTGGTGCAGCTCAGGGTGCAAAACCATGTGCTTAAGCCAAGACTACCATGAGGTTGAACCAGTGAActcaccatcatcatcatcatcatcatccaccACTGCAGGCACCTCAAACAAGCTGAAGCTGCTATGGGTGAAATTCAAGAAAGAGAAGATGAAGATCTTTGAATCTCCCGTTAGAGTACCTCGTTATGATCCTCACACTTATTCTCAGAATTTCGATCATGGGTTTACATGGGATGAGCCTGAAAATCTCTCTAGATCTTTCTCCGTCAGGTTTGCTGATCCTTCTAGTATTTTTCTAAGGAAAACTGTAGTGCCTGTTTAATGTTTGATGAAAATCCCTGAATCAATGCGCTTGTGTTCATTGAATCTTTTTCCCCCCCTCTGTAAATAGCCTGTTTCTGGAAATTTTCCGATATATTTTAAGCTGTGATTCCAgtgtttgataaaatgggaaTGTATTTAATATTCTTCCATCGAATTTTGTTTCTCTTGATTGTTTATTTTAACATGTTTTTAGATTCATTCAAGGCCTTTGAAATTGTGAAAAAAGAATTAGCAGCAATAACAGCTCGTTGGAATTGTAAAAAACCAGAGGCGATTTTGTGATGTTGGGTTTGAACTAAAAGCCAAAATAAGTGAATTCATTGAGGGCAAAAGTAATACGAGTGAATTGTTATATctattaaaaattacatttatttATTGTTAAAAATCGATTTATGTACGTTAATACGAGGAACACATGGCATATTACGTTTTATTATTTAGTTATTTCATCAATCacattaatttatctatttttttgaataaaaaataaaatataatttaactcttaatataaaaatttatatgataCTTTTACCTTTATTTTGTATATCTACTTTAGATATTAAAAAAACAATATTAAGAAAACCAactcattttaaatttaataaaatgtaaTGGGACTTACAATATGGGATGACaagcaaacaaaagaaaatgCTAGAAATAGAGTCAACATCAGCAATCTTCTTTTACTAAATCTTTTGAAGAAGCAAATATTTTTAACAGCTGTAGTAGCATAGGCTTATCCTTTAGTGTTTGTGTCATGCATTCATACGTACATGGTCCAATGAAAGAGAGGTGGAGAGGCAAAGGAAGAAGCACACATAATCGAGACCCCAAAACGAatttgtatgtatgtatgtatgtatgtatgtatgtatgtatgtatgtatgttaaGTTGAGTGGAGGGGCAACTAAAAGTAGGAAATTACAATTGGTGTAAACCCATTTTGAGTGAATAAAATATGGTTGGAAAGCATATTCTAATATGCTAATGTGGTTTGATTTAAGGCATCAAATATCTACTAtcaattttattgaaaatgattGCTCATCTTTTCAACTTTGCAAGAAAGAATATTTTTTACCTAACAATCAAGAAAAACAACGAAAAAGCATTCTTATTGAGTGTGAAATAGGAAGTGAAACAAAACACTCCGATTGTAATTAAATTTGAGTTTGACTTGAAGTTtgatttcaatcaagtattattataaaaatttagatTCAGTTTGAATCAAATTATTCCACCTTGATTCGATTAATCTTATttatatgatttatatatttGACTTTAGGTTTGACTTCGAACTCACTTCAGATATAAATTTTATgccaaataaaaaataatgataaGATTCGAGttttaattgtatatatattaagaGTAATTTCATGATTTAATATTAGaggtattaaaaataaataatttataaaaaattgattAACGGCTTGAATTGAGTATTAAAATACTTAATTCACTTGATAGATCaagtaatttaattcaaactcgaTGCAATAATgatcaaattaaattattttataaataataatgataggtttgggcttttgatttctttgTAAGTCTAATACTGGGCCCATTGTTTAAAGCATAACCCAAGTcccaaatttcatcaaaaacggCGTCGTTCAGCAGCGAAGGCGGTATTTTCTCATTTACgccaaaacaattttttttttcactagGCCCAGGGTTTAGACTTTTGAAGTCCGTTTCTCCTCCCCACTTCCATCAAAAGGCCGCCGTAAAGTTATCGCCGATGTCGACCGCGCCGCCGATTACCGCCGACCGGGTACAGAAATTCATCGAAGACCTTGAAGTCCAAAAGAAAATCGTATCCAAATGCACCGAATTATTCACAACCCTAACCAATCATTTTACTTCCCTGCAAAATTCCCTTTCCCAAAAATCCCATTCCCTCGATGCCAAATTCTTATCCCTTTCTTCCAAATTCTCCCAAACTCTCGAATCCCTTTCTCAACGTGAATATTCCCTCCCCGACCGTGAATCCGCCGCCGCCGCCCACATCGAAACCCTAAAAGAAGCAGCTTTCGCCGAATTCAAGGACCCTAAAGGCTCAGCCCAGCTCTCCGACACGTTGAAATCACTCGCCCGTCGTATGGACTCGGCTGGGTTGGTTAAATTCATAGTTTCGAAACGGAAAGAGTCAGTCCCGTTACGCGCGGAGATCTCCGTCGCTTTATCTGAAGCTGTCGACCCTCACCGGCTTGTTTTAGAAGCTTTTGAggattttgtttctcaaaaaagTGGGAAAACTTTAGGGTTGACTGATAAGAGATGGGCATGTGGGATGTTGGTTCATGCATTGTTTCCTGAGTCGAGttggaaggagaagaaagggaAAGGACCGGAGTTTTCGAGGAATATCGGAGAAAGAGCGGCGGAGGTTGTTGATAGATGGAAAGAGCAATTGGATGGTGAAAAAGAAGGGCTTACGCCGGGGGAAGCGGTTATGTTTTTGCATATGGTGGTTGGTTTTGAATTGAAAGAGAGGTTTGATGAAGGGTTTTTGAGGAAATTGGTTTTGGATTTTTCTTCGAGGAGGGATATGGCTAAGCTTGCTGCTGCTTTGGGGTTCGAtgataaaatgggaggtttgtgcTATTCATTTCAATGTGTAGTTTTTAGGTGATAAAATATGTATTTTGCTTGTTGGTTTTGGTTTGCTTTGGATAACAAATGTGATCTGAGGATGAACTCATATTTGGTTAGTTGCTGAATGGGCGATGCATCCAGGTAATTTGATGGTCTAGTTAGTGTCATTAGTGGAGATCAAATAGACTGGTTCCTTTATTGATTTGTATCAAGTATTAATAGGGATATATGGGATTCACTGAAAAAATGTCCTAGAAGCGTAATGACTGTACTTTCCGAGTGTGCTGTTTACATAGTGAGTTGATTGCTAATGGTCACTCTACCTAGACACTGGAAGCATATTCACACActgagtttagggtttttttcCTGATGTTCGCTAAATGTGTTTTGCTTGTTGCTTTTGGTTTGCTTAGGATAATAAACGTGAAATAATAGATATGTTTTGACAATGAAATTATATGCGGTATGGTGCTGAATTTGTATTTAGCATTGTTTGAAGCTTTGTATTTTAACCTGCCCTTTTTGCAATGCATCCAAGCAATTTGGTAGTGTAGGATTGCTTTGTGTCAGTTTTGGAGATTAATAAACTAGTTCCCTTTGTATCATGAGGGATTTATTATCAAGCAATCTAATTTGGGATAATGTGGGATTCACTAAAAGCAATTTCCTGAACTCCTAGTATTTGTCTGTGATGACACTTTTCAAATTTTCCATTTAGATGGTGGATCTATAGTGAACTGCATTGCTAATGGTTGCTCTGACCAGACACTGAAAGCATATTCTCACCCTGAGTTATCTGGTTGTCTGCCTTAAACTTTATGTAATGCCTATAGATAATCATTGATCAATATTTATACAATACATCCTGTTTTGAAGACATGAGTGATGCAAGATGTCTGAAGATGTAATTGTGGAGGTATTTCTTTAACATAGGTATCACTGACCTATACTTGGGAATTTAATTAGCTTATGACTCACCAAGCTGTTTACACCCTCTGGATGTGTTATGCTTTTATGGAATCTACTTGTATTTACATAATTCATTTAAACTTGTCATGTCTAGCAGCTGCATTACAATCCACCACTTCCTTTATGTTACTCTTTTAGGTAAGAGTTGTACCTGTAGAAGAGTGTCAGAAATTGAATGTCAGCAGATTCCACTTGTATTACTAggtagcatatatatatatatatgcatgcttGTGTTTGCGCTTATGGATTTTGGAATAAGTTATTGCCCTGCATTTCTCTATAATAAGAATGCGTGTGTCAAAAACCAAAAATGTATGTCAGCCATGCAGTGCCTCAATTTATGTGCTGATATAGTGACAACTCATGCACACTAGGACTGGCTTCAGCACTCTTGTAATTTATTTTAGGCCAATATATTTGGAATGTAAGACATCAAATCTTTGCCTAGGATTTTGTAAGATGAGGCACAATCTTCTGATTTGGTAGTTTTGAagtggttttttttcttttttcttaagcAAATCACAAACACTTTCAAGAAAAACCTGAATTTTGTGGAATATGTGATTGATATTACTTAAAGATGAATGTGGATTATGCTTATCATCATTTTCTGAGAACTGAAGTAAATAGCACCTCATTGATTGGATTGTTTCTGAACTTTTAGATATTATTGATGAACTAGTAAAGAACGGCAAAGAGATCGAGGCAGTGTACTTTGCCAGAGCAGCTGGCCTTACAGAGAGATTTCCTCCTGTTTATCTACTCAAGTCCTATCAGCAGAATTCCAAAAAGAATGCCACCACAATATTGAAGAATGGAAATTTTTCCACAGCTGCAACGGTATATATGTATTCACCTTTTATCTTCTAATAACATAACAATTTAAGAACTGCGGGTTAAAGTTAAATAAATCATGCAGGAGGAGTCAAAAAATGTGGAGCTGAATTCAATTAAAGCTATTATCAAATGCGTTGAAGACCATAAGCTTGAATCAGAGTTTTCTACTGATTTGTTAAGAAAGCGAGCCACGCAGCTGGAAAAAGTCAAGTCAGATAGGAAAAAGAGTTCAGCAGCCGCTGGAAAGCCTCAGAATAAACGAAGTCATAGTGCTGGTAGTGCCCGAGGCAGTGGACCACCTGCTTTCCGTCCCGCAAAAGCAGCTAAGTTTTCAAATGCTTATCCCCCTTTCAATCGCCGAAACCCAGCTCCCTCAGCGCAGCAAAGCCCGGCTGCACGATTTTCCGCACAGTATAACTATGTTGGCCAGAATGTTTTCGAGGCTCCTACTGTTCCTTATGCATCAGCATATGGTGTGACTCACTCACAAAGTCCTGCTGCCGTTACTCAACAGCACTACGTACACCCGGTGGAAAATTTGGGGGTTTCCGGTTTTCCAACCAGTGGTGCCTATGGGGGTCAAACTAGTTATGTAGCATATGACTATGGCTCTGCAGCACCGTCGGTGTTCCAACCCTCTTCGAGTACCCAATAGTCTAGACTCAGTAACCTAGTGAGTTGGAAACTTGTCGGTTTCCTCGAAATTTGGAAGCCGATCTTTTTCATATAGTCCTATCTTGTTTTCATGAGTAGTAAGTAATCTTTTCCTATTGGAGATGGTTCATAATCCTGAAAAAAAGTAAGCTGCCTTGTGTCCTCATGTGTTATCAACAATCTAATTAGGAATTATTTCATTGTTAGAGAGGATGAATAGAGGAAATATTGCAATAATGAAATTGTAATATTTAGTAAGCTTTTAATACGTGTTAGATTTTTGTCCTAATTGGAATTTACGTATTTACTTTCTAGCATGTATAGTAGTTCTATCATAATGCTATTTCTATGCAATTAAAGATTTTAGGATCTAGGATTTATTTGGGATTGTGGTAGAAGATCTTGTTGGAAAAAAACTCATCAAAAGCCTTAAATTTATACTTCGATTAAATTGATAAGATTTGGATAAAAGCCTTAAATTGCAATTATAAAAAATGGGGTTTCTACAATGACCTCACAATGATTTGGATAAAAGCTTTAAACTACAATTATAGAAAAAGGTTACTACAATCACCTTACAATGGTATTGAACTG belongs to Gossypium arboreum isolate Shixiya-1 chromosome 7, ASM2569848v2, whole genome shotgun sequence and includes:
- the LOC108482974 gene encoding uncharacterized protein LOC108482974 isoform X2, which encodes MISSGCKTMCLSQDYHEVEPVNSPSSSSSSSTTAGTSNKLKLLWVKFKKEKMKIFESPVRVPRYDPHTYSQNFDHGFTWDEPENLSRSFSVRFADPSSIFLRKTVVPV
- the LOC108482974 gene encoding uncharacterized protein LOC108482974 isoform X1, whose protein sequence is MIRNWCSSGCKTMCLSQDYHEVEPVNSPSSSSSSSTTAGTSNKLKLLWVKFKKEKMKIFESPVRVPRYDPHTYSQNFDHGFTWDEPENLSRSFSVRFADPSSIFLRKTVVPV
- the LOC108459460 gene encoding FRIGIDA-like protein 4a, whose amino-acid sequence is MSTAPPITADRVQKFIEDLEVQKKIVSKCTELFTTLTNHFTSLQNSLSQKSHSLDAKFLSLSSKFSQTLESLSQREYSLPDRESAAAAHIETLKEAAFAEFKDPKGSAQLSDTLKSLARRMDSAGLVKFIVSKRKESVPLRAEISVALSEAVDPHRLVLEAFEDFVSQKSGKTLGLTDKRWACGMLVHALFPESSWKEKKGKGPEFSRNIGERAAEVVDRWKEQLDGEKEGLTPGEAVMFLHMVVGFELKERFDEGFLRKLVLDFSSRRDMAKLAAALGFDDKMGDIIDELVKNGKEIEAVYFARAAGLTERFPPVYLLKSYQQNSKKNATTILKNGNFSTAATEESKNVELNSIKAIIKCVEDHKLESEFSTDLLRKRATQLEKVKSDRKKSSAAAGKPQNKRSHSAGSARGSGPPAFRPAKAAKFSNAYPPFNRRNPAPSAQQSPAARFSAQYNYVGQNVFEAPTVPYASAYGVTHSQSPAAVTQQHYVHPVENLGVSGFPTSGAYGGQTSYVAYDYGSAAPSVFQPSSSTQ